The Planctomycetaceae bacterium genome has a segment encoding these proteins:
- the rplS gene encoding 50S ribosomal protein L19: MRHKLLDLAEKSSLREDELNFSIGDTVDVHTRILEGSKERIQVFSGVVIARRGHGASEMFTVRRIVAGEGVERIFPVNTPKIAKIEVLRHGRVRRAKLYYLRERTGKSTRLRERKPKAWEVDTGARNG; encoded by the coding sequence ATGAGACACAAACTTCTGGACCTGGCCGAAAAATCCAGTCTTCGGGAAGACGAACTGAATTTCTCCATTGGCGATACAGTTGACGTTCACACGCGAATTCTGGAAGGCTCGAAGGAGCGAATTCAGGTATTCTCAGGCGTTGTGATCGCTCGCCGCGGCCACGGCGCAAGCGAAATGTTCACCGTGCGGCGTATTGTCGCCGGCGAAGGTGTGGAACGCATTTTCCCGGTCAACACTCCAAAGATCGCGAAGATCGAAGTCCTTCGTCACGGCCGAGTCCGGCGCGCGAAGCTGTACTATCTGCGTGAACGCACCGGCAAGTCGACTCGCCTTCGGGAACGCAAGCCGAAAGCATGGGAAGTCGACACGGGTGCCAGGAACGGATGA
- a CDS encoding YraN family protein has translation MKRFLHKLLGDRGEREAARFLKKQGLKILGQQYRDRSGEIDIIALDGSQIVFVEVKTRRTADNGQPFEAVNRQKQQKLTRLALAWLKKHRRLEHSARFDVVSIIWPEDQSAPVVEHFRNAFEAIGQGQFFS, from the coding sequence ATGAAGCGTTTTCTGCACAAGCTGCTGGGCGATCGTGGTGAACGCGAAGCGGCGCGGTTTCTGAAGAAGCAGGGGCTGAAAATCCTGGGCCAGCAGTACCGTGACCGTTCGGGCGAAATCGACATTATCGCTCTGGACGGTTCGCAGATCGTATTCGTGGAAGTCAAGACTCGCCGGACGGCCGACAACGGGCAGCCGTTTGAGGCCGTCAACCGGCAGAAACAGCAGAAACTCACGCGGCTGGCTCTGGCATGGCTGAAAAAACATCGCCGTCTGGAACATTCCGCCCGCTTTGACGTGGTATCCATCATCTGGCCGGAAGATCAGTCTGCGCCAGTGGTTGAGCACTTTCGGAACGCATTCGAAGCGATCGGCCAGGGGCAGTTTTTCAGCTAG
- the ricT gene encoding regulatory iron-sulfur-containing complex subunit RicT, protein MSVPEQEVEPAKFVVRYGAMRHLGEFAAKRNQPIRRGDEVIVKTDRGVEWGTVLRDADARTREYLGSGARSGRILRMASDEDRRSLEEVADREKTSFREAQRMINERRMQMQLVDIEQVFGGERIIFYYLAEQRVDFRDLVKGMAREFNTRIEMRQIGVRDEAKLLADYGDCGKPVCCNTHLSEMPPVSMKMAKLQKATLDPNKISGRCGRLKCCLRYEYDTYEAHRKELPKAGAVVVTKAGQGRVLSQELLSRKLLVSYEDGRRVLTDESEIVTVVSRGNRGSRDKPAADPNQNGE, encoded by the coding sequence ATGTCCGTGCCCGAGCAGGAAGTTGAGCCGGCGAAATTCGTCGTGCGGTACGGTGCGATGCGGCATCTGGGGGAATTCGCCGCAAAGCGAAATCAACCCATCCGACGCGGCGACGAAGTGATCGTCAAGACGGATCGCGGCGTTGAATGGGGAACTGTGCTGCGCGATGCAGACGCGAGAACTCGCGAGTACCTTGGTTCCGGCGCGCGGTCGGGCCGGATACTCAGAATGGCGTCGGACGAAGATCGCCGGTCGCTGGAAGAAGTGGCGGATCGCGAGAAAACTTCGTTCCGCGAAGCTCAGCGAATGATCAACGAGCGCCGAATGCAGATGCAGCTTGTCGACATCGAACAGGTATTCGGCGGCGAACGAATCATCTTCTACTACCTTGCCGAACAGCGCGTCGACTTTCGCGATCTGGTTAAGGGAATGGCGCGGGAGTTTAACACTCGCATTGAAATGCGGCAGATTGGCGTTCGTGACGAAGCGAAACTTCTTGCCGATTACGGAGACTGCGGAAAGCCGGTCTGCTGTAACACGCACCTGAGCGAGATGCCGCCGGTGTCGATGAAGATGGCCAAGCTGCAGAAGGCCACGCTGGACCCGAACAAGATTTCCGGCCGCTGCGGACGTCTGAAATGCTGTCTGCGGTACGAATACGACACGTACGAAGCTCATCGGAAGGAACTGCCGAAGGCCGGTGCCGTCGTCGTGACAAAGGCCGGACAGGGACGTGTTCTGTCGCAGGAGCTGTTGTCAAGAAAACTGCTTGTCAGCTATGAAGATGGTCGCCGCGTGCTGACGGACGAATCCGAAATCGTCACAGTCGTTTCGCGCGGCAATCGCGGAAGCAGGGACAAACCTGCCGCCGATCCGAATCAAAATGGCGAATAG
- a CDS encoding c-type cytochrome, protein MKAIAESRNADAVPVFLSLLNDRAVYVDVARALAAFDDPRIPDELLKRWDNLRHGAQEAATDTLVSRRSYAAEFSKAIDDGRVDASVLTAAQVRQLLAFNDPEITHVVEQHWGVINDSSEAKSAAIASWKDKLTEESLAEADLENGAALFKKTCANCHKLYGEGEKIGPDLTGGNRANMDYLLGNVIDPSAEVPRQFTTSVIILKSGRVITGVVIGETESTVTVQTDKEQMVIAVDDIEERTRTYKSLMPDGLLDSLTPDQVRDLVAFVRQRR, encoded by the coding sequence GTGAAGGCGATTGCCGAATCTCGCAACGCAGACGCAGTACCAGTCTTCCTGTCTCTTCTCAACGACCGTGCCGTGTACGTCGACGTCGCCCGCGCACTTGCTGCGTTTGATGATCCGCGAATCCCCGATGAGCTTCTGAAACGCTGGGACAATCTGCGGCATGGAGCCCAGGAAGCGGCGACCGATACTCTGGTGAGTCGCAGGTCGTATGCTGCGGAATTTTCGAAGGCCATCGATGACGGTCGAGTCGACGCGTCGGTGCTGACGGCCGCTCAGGTGCGGCAACTGCTCGCTTTCAATGACCCTGAAATAACGCACGTCGTTGAACAGCACTGGGGCGTCATCAATGATTCGTCCGAAGCGAAATCCGCTGCGATTGCATCGTGGAAAGACAAGCTGACCGAGGAAAGTCTGGCCGAAGCCGATCTGGAAAACGGAGCAGCACTATTCAAGAAGACTTGCGCCAACTGCCACAAGCTGTACGGCGAGGGTGAAAAGATCGGCCCGGATCTGACGGGCGGCAATCGAGCCAACATGGACTACCTGCTGGGCAATGTCATCGATCCCAGTGCCGAGGTGCCGCGGCAGTTCACCACGTCCGTCATCATCCTGAAGTCCGGCCGAGTCATCACCGGCGTGGTCATCGGCGAGACGGAGAGCACCGTCACGGTCCAGACCGACAAGGAACAGATGGTCATCGCGGTCGACGACATCGAAGAGCGGACTCGCACGTACAAGTCGCTGATGCCGGACGGCCTGCTGGATTCGCTGACACCCGACCAGGTGCGCGATCTGGTCGCGTTCGTGAGGCAGCGTCGGTAG
- a CDS encoding small basic protein yields the protein MSIDKSLKKPSGMVRSRNVLKRGERILQLMSEDRWSDGRSPLGLPKVRIRQVVTGKKKKKSKDDGDDAGK from the coding sequence GTGTCCATTGACAAATCTCTGAAAAAACCGAGCGGTATGGTCCGCTCACGCAACGTCCTTAAACGCGGTGAACGCATCCTTCAACTGATGTCTGAAGATCGCTGGAGTGATGGCCGCAGCCCGCTCGGACTTCCGAAAGTCCGTATTCGACAGGTTGTCACCGGCAAGAAGAAAAAGAAGTCCAAGGACGACGGCGACGACGCAGGCAAGTAG
- the rpsP gene encoding 30S ribosomal protein S16, with protein sequence MAVRIRMKKMGRKHRPFYRICIMDQRRARDGKAIEEVGFYDTSVADKAKRVSLNMERVDYWLSVGAQPSEKVNALIQKVKKGRFGVAKAPPPMQAPKPPEPAAEASAETEETTESTEEASAE encoded by the coding sequence ATGGCAGTACGAATTCGAATGAAGAAGATGGGCAGAAAGCACCGCCCGTTTTACCGCATCTGCATCATGGATCAGCGGCGGGCACGTGACGGCAAGGCAATCGAAGAGGTCGGGTTCTACGACACGTCTGTTGCCGACAAGGCCAAGCGCGTCAGCCTGAACATGGAACGCGTCGACTACTGGCTGTCGGTGGGTGCTCAGCCGTCAGAAAAGGTGAACGCCCTGATCCAAAAGGTTAAGAAGGGCAGGTTCGGAGTTGCAAAGGCACCACCGCCGATGCAGGCCCCGAAACCTCCGGAACCCGCGGCCGAAGCATCGGCGGAAACAGAGGAGACGACCGAATCGACAGAAGAGGCCTCCGCTGAATAG
- a CDS encoding PASTA domain-containing protein encodes MYSFTDMKKNPLTIPFLWDRDWFRPDLGPYNVDVMKPGQAAAQKPQSNNAPAQAANPGQQPQALVVPDLRGMAHTDATKQLQALGVDVQKDVKYFKGGPATRAVDTHRIRNQEPKPGTPLEPGMRVSLQVWEAPAVK; translated from the coding sequence GTGTACAGTTTCACGGACATGAAAAAGAACCCGCTCACCATCCCATTTCTCTGGGACAGGGATTGGTTTCGCCCGGACTTGGGACCGTACAACGTCGATGTGATGAAGCCCGGCCAGGCGGCCGCTCAGAAACCCCAGAGCAACAACGCGCCCGCGCAGGCCGCAAATCCCGGTCAGCAACCACAGGCACTCGTCGTACCGGATTTAAGAGGAATGGCGCATACTGACGCCACAAAGCAACTGCAGGCACTTGGAGTCGACGTGCAGAAGGATGTCAAGTACTTCAAGGGCGGCCCCGCAACGCGAGCCGTCGACACACACCGCATTCGCAACCAGGAGCCAAAGCCGGGAACTCCGCTGGAACCGGGAATGAGAGTGTCCCTGCAGGTCTGGGAAGCACCGGCCGTTAAATAG
- the trmD gene encoding tRNA (guanosine(37)-N1)-methyltransferase TrmD: MRFDVLTLFPELFDSYLEQSLLKKAIERGLVEVCRHNFREFAPGKHRHVDDKPFGGGPGMLIMCQPVFDCVEAVQVQQEQPGRLVMMSPQGRTLNQPLVEELAQEQRLVILCGRYEGFDERIREGLQPLEISAGDFICNGGEVPAMLLIDAVIRLIPDVLGDETSSRYDSFSRAGLLEHPQYTRPREYRGMSVPDVLLSGNHEAIAAWQHEQSLKRTAERRSDLLK, from the coding sequence ATGCGTTTCGATGTTCTGACATTGTTCCCGGAACTGTTCGACAGCTACCTTGAACAGAGTCTGCTGAAAAAAGCCATCGAACGCGGACTGGTTGAAGTCTGTCGGCACAACTTTCGGGAGTTTGCTCCCGGAAAGCACCGCCACGTCGACGACAAACCCTTTGGTGGCGGTCCGGGAATGCTGATCATGTGTCAGCCGGTCTTCGACTGCGTCGAGGCCGTGCAGGTTCAGCAGGAACAGCCGGGCCGACTGGTGATGATGAGTCCGCAGGGCCGGACTCTGAATCAACCGCTGGTGGAAGAGCTGGCTCAGGAACAGCGGCTGGTGATACTGTGCGGGCGTTACGAAGGATTCGATGAACGGATTCGCGAAGGATTGCAACCCCTGGAAATTTCCGCGGGAGACTTCATCTGCAATGGCGGAGAAGTGCCCGCTATGCTGCTGATCGATGCAGTCATCCGCCTGATTCCGGACGTCCTGGGCGACGAGACCAGCAGCCGATACGATTCATTCAGCAGGGCCGGACTGCTGGAACATCCTCAATACACGCGGCCGCGCGAGTATCGGGGAATGTCAGTGCCGGATGTTCTGTTGAGCGGCAACCACGAAGCCATTGCTGCATGGCAGCATGAACAGAGCTTGAAACGAACGGCAGAACGGCGTTCCGATCTGCTGAAATGA
- the ffh gene encoding signal recognition particle protein: MFEGITQGLTSAFSAFRGTGKITESNIRDGMKQVRTALLEADVAYDVAQDFVRRITEQAVGERVLKSLRPDQQIVGIVHEGLIDLMGPVDHSLAVKRDGVSIIMMCGLQGSGKTTTCGKLARKLKEAGHPPMLVAADLQRPAAIEQLKVIGQQVGCPVYAEDPAKSDPVQVCRNGVRQAKELGAKVVILDTAGRLGIDEALMDELKRIDSRVSPDQCLFVCDAMTGQDAVNSARAFNEALELDGVILTKLDGDTRGGAALSVKAVTGVPIKFIGVGEQLDRLEEFHPDRMSGRILGMGDVLSLVEKAQQEFDEEEMLTQQQKMLEGKFTLDDFRKQMRQIKKLGSMREVMKMIPGMNKLVDQMGDLNPEDDMRRIEGIINSMTLDERNNPDRIDRSRRNRIASGSGVQPADVNKLLKDFQAMGKLMQDMSGMGMRDRMRTVRQMADGGMLDPNANLKERKIRSKRGPTDLDALREKRKKQRKDAKKQKKKNRRK, translated from the coding sequence GTGTTCGAAGGTATCACACAAGGTCTGACGTCTGCCTTTTCGGCTTTTCGGGGAACCGGGAAGATCACGGAAAGCAACATTCGCGACGGCATGAAGCAGGTCCGCACGGCTCTGCTGGAAGCCGACGTGGCCTATGATGTCGCGCAGGACTTTGTCAGGCGGATCACCGAGCAGGCCGTCGGAGAACGGGTGCTGAAATCGCTGCGGCCGGATCAGCAGATCGTGGGGATCGTCCACGAGGGCCTGATCGATCTCATGGGCCCCGTCGATCATTCGCTGGCCGTGAAGCGCGACGGCGTCAGCATCATCATGATGTGCGGCCTGCAGGGAAGCGGCAAAACCACAACTTGCGGAAAGCTTGCCAGGAAGCTCAAAGAAGCCGGTCATCCGCCCATGCTGGTGGCGGCCGACCTGCAGCGCCCGGCGGCCATTGAACAACTGAAGGTCATCGGTCAGCAGGTGGGCTGCCCGGTGTATGCCGAAGATCCGGCGAAAAGCGACCCGGTCCAGGTCTGCCGCAACGGCGTGCGTCAGGCGAAAGAACTGGGTGCAAAAGTCGTGATCCTGGATACCGCCGGCCGGCTTGGTATCGATGAAGCCCTGATGGACGAACTGAAGCGGATCGACAGCCGCGTCAGTCCGGACCAGTGCCTGTTTGTCTGTGACGCAATGACCGGTCAGGACGCCGTCAACAGCGCCAGGGCTTTCAACGAAGCCCTGGAACTGGACGGCGTCATTCTGACAAAACTGGACGGTGATACTCGCGGCGGCGCGGCGCTTAGCGTTAAGGCGGTCACCGGCGTACCGATCAAATTCATCGGCGTGGGGGAACAGCTTGACCGGCTGGAAGAATTCCATCCCGATCGCATGTCCGGACGCATTCTGGGCATGGGCGATGTGCTGTCGCTGGTCGAAAAGGCACAGCAGGAATTCGATGAAGAGGAAATGCTTACCCAGCAGCAGAAGATGCTGGAAGGCAAGTTCACTCTGGATGATTTCCGCAAGCAGATGCGGCAGATCAAGAAGCTGGGGTCCATGCGGGAAGTCATGAAGATGATTCCCGGCATGAACAAACTGGTCGATCAAATGGGCGACCTGAATCCCGAAGACGACATGCGACGCATTGAAGGCATCATCAATTCGATGACGCTGGATGAGCGCAATAACCCGGACCGGATCGACCGCAGTCGTCGCAACCGCATCGCCAGCGGAAGCGGCGTCCAGCCGGCGGACGTCAACAAGCTGCTCAAGGACTTCCAGGCCATGGGCAAGCTGATGCAGGACATGTCCGGCATGGGAATGCGGGACCGAATGCGGACCGTCCGGCAGATGGCGGACGGAGGCATGCTGGACCCGAATGCCAATCTGAAGGAACGAAAGATTCGCAGCAAACGCGGCCCGACCGACCTGGACGCTCTGCGGGAAAAGCGAAAGAAACAGCGCAAGGACGCAAAGAAACAGAAGAAGAAGAATCGCCGGAAATAG